Proteins encoded within one genomic window of Pseudomonadota bacterium:
- the rpoC gene encoding DNA-directed RNA polymerase subunit beta', with protein MSIDVNNFGAMKIGLASPQQIKEWSYGEVKKPETINYRTLKPERDGLFCEKIFGPIKDWECHCGKYKRIRFKGVICDKCGVEVTRSKVRRERMGHIELASPVTHIWYFKGVPSRIGLLLDMSPRTLEKVIYFASYVVTDPGDTPLQARQLLSEMDYRENREKYRNGFKAAMGAEAVRELLLSLNLDELYDQLREDLRTVSGQKRTKAIKRLEVVEAFRKSGNKPSWMILDVVPVIPPELRPMVQLDGGRFATSDLNDLYRRVINRNNRLKRLLDLGAPEIIVKNEKRMLQEAVDALIDNGRRGRPVTGPNNRPLKSLSDMLKGKQGRFRQNLLGKRVDYSGRSVIVVGPNLKLHQCGLPKEMALELFKPFVMKKLVDHQLVHNIKSAKRMVERVRPEVWDILEEVIKDHPVLLNRAPTLHRLGIQAFEPVLVEGKAIQIHPLVCTPYNADFDGDQMAVHLPLSAGAQAEARILMLSANNILLPSFGKPAMVPSQDMVLGIYYLTIEKYDSKGQGKRFSDTDEAIAAYEAGEIELQAPIRVRYTEHNGSVSMLETTVGRIILNRAIPVELAQKFLNKTIDKRGMTKFISGIHREFGSARTAVLLDNLKQLGFRFATRSGNTIGVDDIQVPPEKPAILKKSDDRVALLDVWFRKGWITDGERYRHIKEIWMKATNDVEAAMMRHLDRLNPVYMMATSGARGNPAQVKQIAGMRGLMADPSGRIIPLPIRANLREGLSVLEYFISTHGARKGLADTALRTADSGYLTRRLIDVSQDVIIRESDCQTSRSIRMEAVEDGGDVMVSLAERISGRTAAEDIVVDADTGEVLAAAHTEVPDEVGDMVEKAGGVVVHISDARSRLSSEAIIHPTQMNDKGMPLVIVREGERITEETAKEIAAAGIEMVRVKTVKIRSVLTCGARFGLCIKCYGRNLATGKPVEIGETVGIIAAQSIGEPGTQLTLRTFHTGGTASEDIITGLPRVEELFEARKPKGFAVMSEHEGVVSISEEKRQRKITIKSTSGGDTSHLVPFSARLLVREGDHIEAGEQLVDGPLNPHDVLRVRGVEEVQKYLVNEVQHVYRSQGVDINDKHVETIVRQMLRKVKIEDAGDTVILPGALVDRSIVEEENRKLRERKKQTGDDVHMATTKDVLMGVTKASLATDSFLSAASFQETTRVLTEAAINGKIDPLLGLKENVIIGKLIPAGTGMPRYRNIPMETDEVEQPPYFGGYDGDGVQMYSEEDEAGGYGQEAYTEGDGEAYAEGDEYAYAATDEE; from the coding sequence ATGAGTATCGATGTAAACAACTTCGGGGCGATGAAGATCGGCCTGGCCTCTCCGCAGCAGATCAAGGAGTGGTCGTACGGCGAGGTCAAGAAACCCGAGACCATCAACTATCGCACGCTCAAGCCGGAGCGCGATGGCCTCTTCTGTGAGAAGATCTTCGGTCCGATCAAGGACTGGGAGTGCCACTGCGGCAAGTACAAGCGCATCCGCTTCAAGGGCGTCATCTGCGACAAGTGCGGCGTCGAGGTCACCCGCTCGAAGGTGCGCCGCGAGCGCATGGGCCACATCGAGCTGGCGTCACCTGTCACGCACATCTGGTACTTCAAGGGCGTGCCTTCGCGCATCGGCCTGCTGCTCGACATGTCGCCCCGCACCCTCGAAAAGGTCATCTACTTCGCATCCTACGTCGTCACCGACCCGGGAGACACCCCTCTGCAGGCGCGCCAGCTGCTGTCAGAGATGGACTATCGCGAGAATCGTGAGAAGTATCGCAATGGGTTCAAGGCGGCCATGGGCGCCGAGGCCGTTCGCGAGCTGCTGCTGTCCCTGAACCTCGACGAGCTGTACGACCAGCTGCGTGAGGACTTGCGCACCGTCTCGGGGCAGAAGCGCACGAAGGCCATCAAGCGACTTGAGGTTGTCGAGGCCTTCCGCAAGTCCGGCAACAAGCCGTCGTGGATGATCCTCGACGTGGTGCCGGTCATCCCGCCGGAGCTTCGCCCGATGGTGCAGCTCGACGGCGGCCGCTTTGCGACCTCTGATCTCAACGACCTCTATCGACGCGTCATCAACCGCAACAACCGCCTCAAGCGCCTGCTCGATCTCGGTGCTCCCGAGATCATCGTCAAGAACGAGAAGCGCATGTTGCAGGAGGCGGTGGATGCTCTCATCGACAACGGCCGCCGCGGTCGCCCGGTGACGGGTCCAAACAACCGCCCGCTCAAGTCGCTCTCCGACATGCTCAAGGGCAAGCAGGGTCGCTTCCGCCAGAACCTGCTCGGAAAGCGCGTCGACTACTCGGGCCGCTCGGTGATCGTGGTCGGCCCGAACCTCAAGCTCCATCAGTGCGGTCTGCCCAAGGAGATGGCGCTCGAGCTCTTCAAGCCCTTTGTCATGAAGAAGCTCGTCGACCACCAGCTCGTGCACAACATCAAGAGCGCCAAGCGCATGGTGGAACGCGTGCGTCCTGAGGTGTGGGACATCCTCGAGGAGGTCATCAAGGACCATCCCGTGCTCCTGAACCGCGCCCCGACCCTGCACCGCCTGGGCATCCAGGCCTTCGAGCCGGTGCTCGTCGAGGGCAAGGCGATCCAGATCCACCCGCTGGTCTGCACCCCCTACAACGCCGACTTCGACGGCGACCAGATGGCCGTGCACCTGCCGCTCTCCGCGGGAGCGCAGGCAGAAGCGCGCATCCTCATGCTCTCCGCCAACAACATCCTGCTGCCCTCGTTCGGCAAGCCAGCGATGGTGCCGTCGCAAGACATGGTGCTGGGCATCTACTACCTCACCATCGAGAAGTACGACTCGAAAGGTCAGGGCAAGCGCTTCTCCGACACCGACGAGGCCATCGCGGCCTATGAGGCCGGTGAGATCGAGCTCCAGGCCCCGATTCGCGTGCGCTACACCGAGCACAACGGATCGGTCTCGATGCTCGAGACCACAGTGGGACGAATCATCCTGAACCGCGCGATTCCGGTCGAGCTTGCGCAGAAGTTCCTCAACAAGACCATCGACAAGCGCGGCATGACAAAGTTCATCTCCGGCATCCACCGCGAGTTCGGAAGCGCGCGCACCGCGGTGCTGCTCGACAACCTCAAGCAGCTGGGCTTCCGCTTCGCCACCCGCTCTGGCAACACCATCGGTGTCGACGACATCCAGGTGCCGCCGGAGAAGCCCGCCATCCTGAAGAAGTCAGACGACCGTGTCGCGCTGCTCGACGTCTGGTTCCGCAAAGGCTGGATCACCGACGGCGAGCGCTACCGTCACATCAAAGAGATCTGGATGAAGGCCACCAACGACGTTGAGGCCGCCATGATGCGTCACCTCGACCGTCTCAATCCGGTCTACATGATGGCGACCTCGGGTGCCCGTGGCAACCCTGCACAGGTGAAGCAGATCGCCGGCATGCGCGGACTGATGGCCGACCCCTCGGGTCGCATCATCCCGCTGCCCATCCGCGCCAACCTGCGCGAGGGACTGTCGGTGCTCGAGTACTTCATCTCGACCCACGGCGCGCGTAAGGGCCTCGCCGATACAGCGCTTCGAACCGCTGACTCGGGCTACCTGACCCGTCGTCTCATCGACGTGTCACAAGACGTCATCATCCGCGAGAGCGATTGCCAGACCAGCCGCAGCATCCGCATGGAGGCCGTGGAGGACGGTGGTGACGTGATGGTGAGCCTGGCCGAGCGAATCAGCGGCCGCACCGCCGCTGAGGACATCGTGGTCGATGCCGACACCGGTGAGGTTCTGGCAGCCGCGCACACCGAAGTCCCCGACGAGGTGGGCGACATGGTCGAGAAGGCGGGCGGTGTCGTTGTGCACATCAGCGACGCGCGCAGCCGGCTCTCGTCGGAAGCCATCATTCACCCCACGCAGATGAACGACAAGGGCATGCCCCTGGTCATCGTCCGCGAGGGCGAGCGCATCACCGAAGAGACCGCCAAGGAGATCGCCGCTGCCGGCATCGAGATGGTGCGGGTCAAGACGGTGAAGATCCGCTCGGTGCTGACCTGCGGCGCTCGCTTCGGCCTGTGCATCAAGTGCTACGGCCGAAACCTCGCCACCGGCAAGCCGGTTGAGATCGGTGAGACTGTGGGCATCATCGCCGCCCAGTCCATCGGTGAGCCTGGCACGCAGCTCACCTTGCGCACCTTCCACACCGGTGGTACCGCTTCCGAAGACATCATCACGGGTCTTCCCCGCGTCGAAGAGCTCTTCGAGGCGCGCAAGCCGAAGGGCTTCGCAGTGATGAGCGAGCACGAGGGCGTCGTGTCCATCTCTGAAGAGAAGCGGCAGCGCAAGATCACCATCAAATCGACAAGCGGCGGCGATACCTCGCACCTCGTGCCCTTCTCGGCGCGACTGCTGGTACGCGAAGGCGACCACATCGAGGCCGGCGAGCAGCTCGTCGACGGCCCGCTCAACCCCCACGACGTGCTCCGCGTGCGCGGCGTCGAAGAGGTGCAGAAGTACCTCGTCAACGAGGTGCAGCACGTGTACCGCTCACAAGGCGTGGACATCAACGACAAGCACGTCGAGACCATCGTGCGGCAGATGCTGCGCAAGGTGAAGATCGAAGACGCGGGCGACACCGTCATCCTGCCGGGCGCCCTCGTCGATCGATCTATCGTCGAAGAGGAGAACCGCAAGCTCCGCGAGCGCAAGAAGCAGACGGGCGACGACGTTCACATGGCGACCACCAAGGACGTGCTCATGG